Below is a genomic region from Acomys russatus chromosome 3, mAcoRus1.1, whole genome shotgun sequence.
AGAACGCTTTCCAGGATTACAGTCACAAATTAGGAACGTGCTTCTTAGCTGCCACCACTTCTGTCACTTTCCCCGGCTGTGCCTGTGATTGTCCGGCACCTGTTAGTCACATTTCTGCCTTCAATTTTCCgggatggaggaatggaagaCGACAAGCAGTTCTTTTGTCCCAACCGGGAAATGAGGTTCTTTCGTCCTGCAAAATGCTATCTCCACAGCTCATTGCTTTACATCGTCTCTATTTCGCCGTCCACTCCGGGGCTTGCTGCCCCCGTGGCCACTGCTCGCTGCTCCCTAGCCCACGCGCGAGAACAAAAGTTGTAACAGCGCAGCTGAGAAAAGGCACCAGACACGCGTGGTCAACAGCCTGCAGCACTTAGAAGTACCTCGCCCTGGCCGCCCCAGGGGGCTGCCGGCCGACTTCCGCTCGCTGGGACCCTCAGGAGCCCCGCCCCCGGGCGCGCGGCCTCCCGGAAGCCCTCCGGAGACACCTCGGGCCCCGCCCCTGCACAGGTCACCTCCCTCCACGCCCCCTTTTCTGTCCCGGCAGCCGGCAGGCAGGGAAGTGTCGTAAAGCTTGGCCCAGGAAACTTTACCCGGGGTAACAGGCGAGGCGCTttacggcggcggcggcggcggcggcggcggcccggTGAGAGGCTCGGCGGCGGCGGAGCGGCCGCAGCGGcggggcggcggcggctgcggcggtGGCCGAGGGAGAGGAGCGGCGGCAACGGCGGCGGGGAGCAGCGGCGCGGGGTGAGCCGCGAGGAGGGGCGGGTGGGAGGCGGTGACACGGCCGGCGGCGGGGCTCGGGCGGCCGGGGACGGTGGCCGGCACGGCGGCGCGGCGGGCGTGGGGGCGGCGCGGCGTTGGGGGACACTCGGCGAGGGACGGTTTCTGCCTTtgttcccccccaacccccgcccggGCCGCCCCCCGGCCCGCCAGTCCGCACTGCCTGGCGCCGGTCGGCCGCCTCTCATGGCCTCCTCTCTCGGCTGTGTCGCTTCTAGGATGGCGGAGGTACCGCCTGGGCCTAGCAGCCTCCTCCCACCACCAGCGCCTGCGGCCCCAGCGGCGGCCGAGCCCCGCTGTCCGTTCCCGGCGGGGGCCGCGCTCGCTTGCTGCAGCGAGGACGAGGAGGACGACGAGGAGCACGAAGGCGGCTGCGGGAGCCCAGCGGGCAGCGAGGCGGCGACCACGGCCAAAGCGCGTTCTTGCCTTCGCTGCCCGCAGCTGcctccagagcagcagcagcagcagcagcagcagcagcagctcaacGGATTGATCGGCCCAGAACTGCGACACCTCCGGGCCGCGGCGACCCTCAAGAGTAAGGTTCTGTGTGCAGCGGAGGCGGCTGCCCTCGACGGGGCCCCCAAAGTGACTGCCACAAAAGGAGCCGCCGGGGGACACCCCGAGGAGAGACCTCCCCACTCGGTCCCCAACAATGCTAGAACTGCACTCCCCGGCCGGCCagaggcagcagcggcagcggcggcgaGCGACCCCGCGGCGGCCCGCAATGGACTGGTGGAGGGCAACGAGCAGGATGGGGAGGACGAGCAGGTGCGGCTGCTGTCTTCGTCTCTGACCGCCAGCTGCAGTTTAAGGAGCTCCCTGGTCAGGGAGACCGAGCCCGGGGAGGATCGGACGATACGATACGTCCGATATGAATCCGAGCTCCAAATGCCTGATATCATGAGACTGATCACCAAAGATCTGTCTGAACCCTACTCCATTTATACGTATAGATATTTTATCCACAACTGGCCACAGCTGTGTTTCTTGGTAAGTGGATGGAGTGAGAACAGGGTGAGCCCAGCCGAGATCCAGGCCACTTGGGGCAGGGAGTGTGTGAGGGCCCGGTGTGTGGCGGTGGATGTTACCCTTCATTTTCATAGTGCCTTACAGATGGGAAACGCGAAAGGGCGCCCTTTGCTAGTTAATTAATGGAACTGTGTGGAAGGTAAGAGCTCATGATCTGGGTTGACTTGGTACTGTTGTAACAAGCAGCCACCCTTGTGCAAAGTGTGTTTCACCTGGGGGAGTGGCTTATGTACTGTTTACATTAGCTTCTAATCGAGTTTAACCCTCCTCATCCTCAGAGCACCAAGCAGCGATTTAATTGGAACATGGTTCTGTTCCCACCCAGGCCTTGGTAATAACTAAGTTACAGCCATCGTCAGGGAAGACTGACTGTGTGTGGGGAAACATGTTCGGTGAAGATGGTTGTCAGTAAACTTGCCGCAGGCCACATTGGAGAAGGAAGTTCATCGATTTTGGACATTGTTTCCTTCAGTAGGGCGGCTAATAGTTGTAGTCAGCCTGCTTTCAGGTGTGCCATTGCAGATGGTGTCACTAACACTTCCTGTGGCCGAGAAGCCCGTGAAACTTGAACAGAAGGCCCTTTTCTGGGACGTAGGAAACTTAAGTATGAAACTATTCAAAAAGCCTAAAACACGGGTACCATTGGTTTGTGTGGCCTGTAGCCGACAgaagtgtttttgtttcctgttactttgtttcttttttaattgttattaccTATTTGTAAACCGAACAGATTTGTCTGTTGACTAAGATGAATACTTCAGATACTGTTAGACTTGAGGTGTAAGCTCTGTGCCATGAACACAGACAGCACAATGCTTTCACTAATACTAAACGCAGCATACTTTTTAAGAAGGTGAAGCTCCCACTATTACTTAGTGTTTTAACCTTGGCTTCACTCAGTATTCCTTGCAGTGTGTTGTGACAGGACTCCAAAGACTTGTGGTTGCTTCCACAGTTTGGTGGTAATCCAGAAATACTCCTGGATATTATAGATATTGGTAGTTTGCTAGTTTCCATGCTTATTATACTTAAACTTCATTTTAGAGCATTTGCTTAAGTTTTAGGTGCTATTATGTATTTTGTATTccagaatatgtgtgtgtgtgtgtgtgtgtgtgtgtgtgtgtgtgtatgtgtgtatgtgtgtgtggtcgtTCCCCCCTCAGGGTTTTTAGCATTGTATTAGAATAGttctgctggacatggtggcacatacctttaaccccagcacttgggaagaggatctctgagttcaaggtcagcctggtccacttagtgagttccaggacagccaggggtgtgtagagaccctgactcaaaaaacaaaaataatacttcTAAGACATGTTAGTGCCAGTGAGTATGGGGCAATTCTTAGAACACTTAGAAATGTCATCAAATGCCATTCCTCAGAATTGTGGGTTGATTTAATTGTAAGGTAAGCCACAAAAGTGTGTAATGGAGCcacattttaaattgaaatggAGCTGAGGATGTGCCTCTGTGGTAGTGGGCTTGAGTCATGTTTTATCTAGGCCTCTGTTTTTCTGGCATTTTAGACTATGGTAAACTTAAGTCTTTTATGTAGACCCCTCTTAATTAACCAGTTAATTTGTACTTCAGCCTTTACTAGCCAAAGTTCAACATTAAATTATGAATATCTAGAAGTTGAAGTGTGTACAGTTAGCTTGCTTCTAAGGTTTCTCATAGGAAAGTGTGGAATAGGAGTCTGGAGACAGAGAACAACAAGACTAGTTATAAAGAAGGCATTACAGCCAGGCCCTTCACATTGGCATGCTTTCCACATTGAGTTTTTATAAATAACATGCTCTTTTCAAAAAACTATCTGAAAGGGCAACCCTAGAGATAATATAGACccaccttattctttttttgaaaggaaataaagaccATGGTGATGTATAATGTTGAGATCTCTAGCTGTTAGTAGCAGAGAGGGAAAAGGTAGAATCCAGGTCTCCTGACCTCTCATGATGACAAACAAGAGGAGGAGCCATGACATACTCTTGAGGTATGTATGTTATGAGACTTATCATAGCACAGAGTTGTCTCCACAAGGGACAGCTGTCCTTATATGCATCCGTCTCAGGATTAGAATGTTCAGAATGCCCCCAGGTTCCAGGGATAATATGTAGTAGACCAGAGTATGTGAGGTTGAACCTTAAAAATTGCTTATACTTGATTGACTCAAAAACAAGTTTCTTAAAATTCTTCCTACTATTTGTAACAGTTTGGAAAATAGAAGCCAGTACAAATATGAGTCACTGACAGTTACCATAAACTTTACCCCTTTATAGTTAATAGAATTTTCAGTGTCAAAGTCTTTAGAAGTT
It encodes:
- the Naa30 gene encoding N-alpha-acetyltransferase 30 isoform X1, producing the protein MASSLGCVASRMAEVPPGPSSLLPPPAPAAPAAAEPRCPFPAGAALACCSEDEEDDEEHEGGCGSPAGSEAATTAKARSCLRCPQLPPEQQQQQQQQQQLNGLIGPELRHLRAAATLKSKVLCAAEAAALDGAPKVTATKGAAGGHPEERPPHSVPNNARTALPGRPEAAAAAAASDPAAARNGLVEGNEQDGEDEQVRLLSSSLTASCSLRSSLVRETEPGEDRTIRYVRYESELQMPDIMRLITKDLSEPYSIYTYRYFIHNWPQLCFLAMVGEECVGAIVCKLDMHKKMFRRGYIAMLAVDSKYRRNGIGTNLVKKAIYAMVEGDCDEVVLETEITNKSALKLYENLGFVRDKRLFRYYLNGVDALRLKLWLR
- the Naa30 gene encoding N-alpha-acetyltransferase 30 isoform X2 gives rise to the protein MAEVPPGPSSLLPPPAPAAPAAAEPRCPFPAGAALACCSEDEEDDEEHEGGCGSPAGSEAATTAKARSCLRCPQLPPEQQQQQQQQQQLNGLIGPELRHLRAAATLKSKVLCAAEAAALDGAPKVTATKGAAGGHPEERPPHSVPNNARTALPGRPEAAAAAAASDPAAARNGLVEGNEQDGEDEQVRLLSSSLTASCSLRSSLVRETEPGEDRTIRYVRYESELQMPDIMRLITKDLSEPYSIYTYRYFIHNWPQLCFLAMVGEECVGAIVCKLDMHKKMFRRGYIAMLAVDSKYRRNGIGTNLVKKAIYAMVEGDCDEVVLETEITNKSALKLYENLGFVRDKRLFRYYLNGVDALRLKLWLR